A region of Kribbella sp. NBC_01245 DNA encodes the following proteins:
- a CDS encoding substrate-binding domain-containing protein — MTESNAVAPPDPVRRLTIGLVTANVSVGVGATLWSAVLDAAERHDVNLICFPGGEVRTTERPPNSVYDLVDPELLDGLICWTSALELPADERRTNRWAERFARLPLVSLNGTIGAADPLVLDSYRGMCAVVEHLIEVHGRTRIAFIPGTAANPATAERLRAYADTLARRRLRLDRKLISTPADSRTGAGASAMHALLDARGLQPGRDFDAVVACSDLLAAEALRVLSGRGVVVPQDVAVAGFNDSPEARLTDPPLTSVSMPFDDLGDLAVETLLQRLGDIPVTDRPPPQSNLVIRRSCGCPGSLVAEPDAQLGGLDALPPLPREFLLSAFDQAIDGDSTAFLIEIDRLVRTWATTPDQLDSWAAAIGGLHGRGDPEVVRLIGQARLIVAEAAHRHLEAERWRTDQAARRLRELGNALSSAVDVAALEKVLDRHLPELGIPAWHLSLESRAAVSLAEVLPSGRRYSMVAEPLYVRDELLGFGLFEVGSRDGAVYRALGEQISHTLMEIRLFQDVLDARDSAEQANQAKSGLLASVGEVLREPVVGVLRQLATLRRSVAAMDAPPVELVNGLARIRADAEIQLRVIGNLLDLSRIEIDAVDLSPTLLDPGELLSEVFGQLLRADSVPARLPLIQADRDRLRQALIALRVSTDRLAGKVALTVDVLPPSLRIQLRVVCGYRLPPDSFGAGPEFALPIAQRLIALHDGSLRFEPGPDGGTFQVDLPLPTPSGRRGVTGPTSSLLSVGEAAEAPGIATRLGVDVRRLRTATDNEAIGDLTRPVAVALDLAGLRTEDWPLVRHLHDHPSLRRTPFLVYGRPDAGSRGLTELLAAARPAGATAPVVVADGSCGSRFVRIVEQVLPGHPVLTAADGTTALTSLGPDLPGLLILTKTLPDMSAFDVLDRLAHEGSPVPALVLSSGPITSRDVLRAEPHPRVVLIGEGILSEAELTDLLVRLLAPGHTAAQGSKARVRQAVAYLHQRFHHPISRRQVAEAAGMSEDYLSRVFHRELGLSPWLYLNRLRIQQAKERLRNTNDSVQLVARRVGFRDRAYFSRTFRKLTGISPQAFREGTPTASGG, encoded by the coding sequence ATGACGGAATCGAATGCCGTTGCGCCGCCGGATCCCGTTCGCCGGTTGACGATCGGCCTGGTCACCGCCAACGTCTCCGTGGGCGTCGGCGCGACGTTGTGGTCTGCCGTGCTCGACGCGGCCGAACGCCACGACGTCAACTTGATCTGCTTCCCCGGCGGCGAGGTGCGTACGACCGAGCGGCCGCCGAACTCCGTCTACGACCTGGTCGATCCCGAGCTGCTCGACGGCCTGATCTGCTGGACGTCCGCGCTCGAGCTGCCGGCCGACGAGCGCCGTACCAATCGCTGGGCCGAACGGTTCGCCCGGCTGCCGCTGGTCAGCCTGAACGGCACGATCGGCGCGGCGGACCCGCTCGTACTCGACAGCTATCGCGGGATGTGCGCCGTCGTCGAGCACCTGATCGAGGTCCACGGCCGAACCCGGATCGCGTTCATCCCCGGCACCGCCGCGAACCCGGCCACCGCCGAACGCCTGCGCGCGTACGCCGACACGTTGGCACGCCGTCGGCTTCGGCTGGACCGAAAGCTGATCTCGACGCCGGCGGATTCCCGGACTGGGGCCGGCGCCTCGGCCATGCATGCGCTGCTGGACGCTCGTGGTTTGCAGCCGGGGCGGGACTTCGACGCGGTTGTTGCCTGCAGCGATTTGCTTGCGGCGGAGGCTTTGCGAGTGCTTTCGGGGCGGGGTGTCGTGGTTCCGCAGGACGTGGCCGTTGCCGGGTTCAACGATTCGCCCGAGGCTCGGCTGACGGATCCGCCGCTTACCTCGGTGTCGATGCCGTTCGACGATCTCGGCGACCTGGCCGTCGAAACGCTGCTGCAGCGGCTGGGCGATATCCCCGTGACGGATCGGCCGCCACCTCAGTCGAACTTGGTGATCCGCCGGTCCTGCGGTTGTCCCGGCTCCCTCGTAGCCGAGCCGGACGCTCAGCTCGGTGGGCTCGACGCGTTGCCGCCCTTGCCTCGGGAGTTCCTGCTCTCGGCTTTCGATCAGGCCATCGACGGCGACAGTACGGCGTTCCTGATCGAAATCGACCGCCTGGTTCGAACCTGGGCCACCACTCCGGACCAGCTCGACTCCTGGGCCGCGGCCATCGGGGGTCTGCATGGTCGCGGCGACCCCGAGGTGGTGCGACTGATCGGCCAGGCCAGGTTGATCGTTGCCGAGGCAGCCCATCGGCACCTGGAGGCAGAGCGGTGGCGGACCGATCAGGCCGCCCGGCGACTGCGTGAGCTGGGAAATGCCTTGTCGTCAGCGGTCGACGTGGCAGCACTGGAGAAGGTCCTCGACCGGCATCTCCCCGAGCTCGGCATCCCGGCTTGGCACCTGTCGCTCGAGTCTCGGGCAGCAGTTTCCCTGGCCGAGGTGCTGCCGTCCGGCCGGCGGTACAGCATGGTGGCCGAACCGCTTTACGTCCGGGATGAGCTGCTGGGCTTCGGGTTGTTCGAGGTCGGTTCGCGAGACGGTGCCGTCTATCGCGCACTCGGCGAGCAGATCAGCCATACGCTCATGGAGATTCGGCTGTTCCAGGACGTCCTGGACGCACGCGACTCGGCCGAACAGGCGAACCAGGCCAAGAGCGGTTTGCTCGCCAGCGTCGGCGAGGTACTACGCGAACCCGTGGTCGGCGTACTCCGTCAGCTCGCCACCCTCCGCCGTTCCGTCGCGGCGATGGACGCACCACCCGTCGAGCTGGTGAACGGCCTGGCCCGGATCCGCGCGGACGCCGAGATCCAGCTCCGGGTGATCGGCAACCTGCTGGACCTGTCCCGGATCGAGATCGACGCCGTCGACCTGTCCCCCACCCTGCTCGACCCCGGCGAACTACTCTCCGAGGTCTTCGGCCAACTACTGCGGGCCGATTCGGTACCGGCCAGGTTGCCGTTGATCCAGGCCGATCGCGACCGCTTGCGGCAGGCCCTGATCGCCTTGCGGGTCAGCACGGACCGCCTCGCCGGCAAGGTGGCGCTGACCGTCGACGTACTGCCGCCCTCGCTCCGGATCCAGCTGCGGGTGGTGTGCGGATACCGGCTGCCGCCCGACTCGTTCGGTGCTGGGCCGGAGTTCGCCCTGCCGATCGCGCAGCGGTTGATCGCCTTGCACGACGGCTCGTTGCGGTTCGAACCCGGCCCGGACGGCGGCACCTTCCAGGTCGACCTACCGCTGCCGACTCCGAGCGGCCGACGCGGCGTCACCGGTCCAACGTCCTCCCTGCTGAGCGTGGGCGAGGCGGCTGAGGCTCCGGGAATCGCTACGCGGCTCGGTGTCGACGTACGGCGACTGCGGACGGCTACGGACAACGAGGCGATCGGCGACCTCACCCGGCCGGTAGCGGTGGCGCTGGACCTAGCCGGCCTTCGTACCGAGGACTGGCCGTTGGTCCGCCACCTCCACGACCACCCGTCACTGCGCCGTACGCCGTTTCTGGTCTACGGACGTCCCGACGCGGGCAGCCGAGGTTTGACCGAGTTACTCGCGGCCGCCCGTCCCGCCGGCGCCACGGCACCAGTGGTGGTCGCAGACGGCTCTTGCGGGTCTAGGTTCGTACGGATCGTCGAGCAAGTACTGCCGGGACATCCCGTCCTGACAGCGGCAGACGGTACGACGGCGCTGACGTCGCTAGGGCCGGATCTGCCGGGCCTGTTGATCTTGACGAAGACTCTGCCCGACATGAGCGCCTTCGACGTCCTGGACCGCCTTGCGCACGAGGGTTCGCCAGTGCCCGCGTTGGTGCTCAGCAGCGGCCCGATCACGTCACGCGACGTACTGCGTGCCGAACCTCATCCGCGCGTCGTCCTGATCGGCGAAGGCATCCTCTCCGAGGCGGAACTGACCGACCTCCTCGTACGACTGCTCGCGCCAGGACACACGGCAGCCCAAGGCAGCAAGGCGCGAGTCCGTCAGGCGGTGGCATACCTGCACCAGCGGTTCCACCACCCGATCAGCCGACGTCAGGTCGCCGAGGCGGCGGGGATGAGCGAGGACTACCTCAGCCGGGTCTTCCACCGAGAGCTCGGCCTGTCCCCTTGGCTCTACCTGAACCGGCTACGCATCCAGCAGGCAAAGGAACGCCTCCGCAACACCAACGACAGCGTCCAACTAGTCGCCCGACGCGTCGGCTTCCGCGACCGCGCCTACTTCAGCCGCACATTCCGCAAACTCACCGGCATCTCCCCCCAAGCCTTCCGCGAAGGCACCCCAACCGCGAGCGGGGGTTAG
- a CDS encoding pectate lyase family protein: MRRSAKRQSLAITLAVLSASALLVSSAGTAVAVGTPTGYGAGTTGGGSASAVTVTTASALTSALKASGAKVIRVSGMIAVSGMNDVTSNKTVIGVGSGSGITGGGLDVDGATNVIIQNLNFRNWSDDAINVQDSSMKIWIDHNSFSNGYDGAVDIKRGSDFITVSWNKFANHDKAMLLGHSDDNGSQDRGHLRVSYHHNWFDGTTQRHPRVRFGNPVHVYNNYYGGVSGYGVASTIEAGVLVEGNYFENTRDPFHRGEGSSPAGSLVARNNHFVNSGGGQQGGTVKAIPYSYSLDTASTVKSKVQSGAGTGKVA; encoded by the coding sequence ATGCGCAGATCAGCGAAGCGACAGAGCCTGGCGATCACCCTTGCGGTGCTCTCGGCATCGGCCCTACTGGTCAGCTCGGCCGGTACGGCGGTAGCGGTCGGAACGCCGACCGGGTACGGCGCGGGCACCACTGGCGGCGGCAGCGCCTCGGCGGTCACCGTGACCACCGCGTCAGCCCTGACCTCGGCGCTGAAGGCCAGCGGCGCCAAGGTGATCCGGGTCAGCGGCATGATCGCGGTCAGCGGCATGAACGACGTCACGTCGAACAAGACGGTCATCGGTGTCGGCTCCGGCTCAGGGATCACCGGCGGCGGCCTGGACGTGGACGGCGCCACCAACGTGATCATCCAGAACCTCAACTTCCGCAACTGGTCCGACGACGCGATCAACGTCCAGGACAGCTCCATGAAGATCTGGATCGACCACAACAGCTTCTCCAACGGGTACGACGGCGCGGTCGATATCAAGCGGGGATCGGACTTCATCACCGTCTCGTGGAACAAGTTCGCCAACCACGACAAGGCCATGCTGCTCGGCCACAGCGACGACAACGGCAGCCAGGACCGCGGCCACCTGCGGGTCAGCTACCACCACAACTGGTTCGACGGCACCACCCAGCGGCACCCCCGGGTCCGCTTCGGCAACCCGGTGCACGTCTACAACAACTACTACGGCGGGGTCAGCGGGTACGGCGTCGCCTCCACCATCGAGGCCGGCGTCCTGGTCGAGGGCAACTACTTCGAGAACACCCGGGACCCCTTCCACCGTGGCGAAGGCTCCTCCCCGGCCGGCTCGCTGGTCGCCCGCAACAACCACTTCGTCAACTCGGGCGGCGGCCAGCAGGGTGGCACGGTCAAGGCCATTCCGTACTCTTACTCGCTGGACACCGCCAGCACCGTGAAGTCGAAGGTCCAGAGCGGAGCCGGTACGGGCAAGGTCGCCTGA